CCCGCTCCGGCCCGCACCGTCCAGCTCGTCGCGGGCGAGTTCCTGCTCACCGTCAACCCGGTGGACGGCAGCGAGATCGAGAACCGCCCGCCGCGGGAACGCCCCGGACACCCGGGACTCCCCGAGCGGCCCGCCAAGTACGGCACCGCCCGCCGAGCCGAGCGCGAGCGCGCCGCCCGGCCGCCCGTGCCGCCGGGCCCCACGCTCCCGGACTCCGGACTGCTCCAGCGCGAGGACGCGCACGAGCGGCTCGTCGGGCTGCTGGCCCGCGGCCGCTCCGTCCGCCTCGTCGGCGCCCGGGGCTCGGGCCGCACCGTCCTGCTGGACGCCGTCGCCGGGGACTGCGCCGACCTCGCCCCCGACGGCGTCGTCCGCCTCTGCGGCCACCGGCGCACCGCCGACGAGCTGCTGGACGACCTCTACCACGCCGTGTACGACGCCCCCGAGTACCGTCCGGGCCGCGACGAACTGCGCGAGGCCCTCGCCGAGATCGGCGCCGTCGTCCTCCTCGACGACCTCGAGTTCGGCGGCGCCGCCCTCGACGACCTCCTCGATGCCACCCCCGAGTGCGCCTACCTCTGCGCCGTCACGCCCGACGTGCCCGCCCCCTCGGCCGAGGCCGCCTTCGAGGACGTCGAACTGGGCGGACTGGACCGCGCCGGCTGCGTCGAACTCCTGGAGCGGGCCGTCGGCCGCGTCCTCACCGAGGAGGAGTCCAACTGGGCCGGCGACCTCCTCTTCGAGTCCGAGGGGCTCCCGCTGCGCTTCAAGCAGGCCGGGGCGCTGCTGCGGCAGCGGGACCGGCTGCGCCTGGAGGCCGAGGCGTTCGACGAGTACGGCGTCTTCGAGGACGCCAAGGCCGGGGCCGACGCCGTCCAGGACACCGCGCCCGAGCCCGGCACCGGCGACGAGGAGCCGCTGCCCCCGCTCGCCGAGGCCGCGGCGGCCGCCCCGCTGCTCGCCTCCCGGCTGAGCCGCTCGGCTCGCGAGACCCTGCAGTTCGCGGTCGCGCTCGACGGCGAGGTCCCGCACCTCACCCACCTCCCCGCGCTCGTCGACGACACCCACGCGGACGCCGCACTCGCCGAGCTGGCCGGCTGCGCGCTGGTCACCCCGGTCGGCGCGCGCTACCGGCTCGCCGCCGGGGTCCTGGAGCAGCTGGTGGCCGCCGGGTACGACACGGCGGCCGAGGAGCACCTGCTGACCGCCGCCCGGCACTACGCCTGGTGGGCCGGGCACCCCTCGGTCACGCCCGAGCGGGTCTCGGCCGAGGCCGACGCCGTGCTGGCCGCGCTCACCGCGCTGGTGCCGCTCACCGCGCCGGTGGAGGAGCACGCCGAGGATGCCTCCGCATGGGAGGCCGGCGAGGAGGCGGAGAGCCCCGTCGCCGTGCGGCTCGCCCGGCAGGCCGCGCCCGCGTTCGCCGCGGGGCTGCGGTGGAGCGCCTGGGAGCGGGCGCTGCGGGCGGGCGCGGAGGCCTCGCGGCTGGCGGGGGAGGTGGCCGACCAGGCGTACTTCCACCACGAGCTGGGCGTCCTCGCCCTCTGCGAGGGCCAGTTGGACCGGGCGCGGGCCGAGCTGGAGACGTCCGTCGGGCTGCGGGGTGCGGTCGCCGACCGGCGGGGGACCGTCGCGGGGCGGCGGGCGCTGGCGCTCGTCGACGACCGGGCGGGGACGGCGCCGGGGGCGGCGCTCGTACTGGCCTCCGACTTCGACGCCGTCGTGGAGCCGGCGGGCGAGGAACCCTCGGTGGGGGGTTCCTCGGCGGCGTGGCCTCCGGTGGGGGACACCGCGACGTTGGTGTCGTACCGGGCGGTGGCGGCGCTGCCGCCGGGGGGTGGTGCCGGTGCCGCTGTCGGCGGGCGTCGGCAAGGCGGGCTCCGTGGGGTGGCGCGCGGGACCCGGCGCAACCTCGTTGCCGCGGGGGCGGGGGCGCTGCTCGTGGCCGTGCTCGGCACGGTGGTGACGCTGGGGGCGACCTCCGACAACGACCACAACGAGAACGCGCCCTCCGAGCGGATCGGGGTCGATCCGTCGATCGGTCAGGACAGTGGGGACGACAGTCTGGGCGGGGACACGGCGAAGAAGGACGGCGACGGGGCGGGGAACGGCGGGAAGGTGGCGGCGCCGTCGGATCCGGGTCCTGACGGGACGTACGGGACGGCGGACGACCCGTCGCCGTCGTCGTCGGCCTCCTCCTCGCCGTCGGCGACGCGGTCGTCGTCCACGGGCAAGGGCCACGGTGGGGGCGGGAAGGAACACGGCGGGGGTGGGGGCGGGGACGACCGGCCGTCCAAGCCGGCCTCGCCGACGAAGTCGACGCCCGAGGGCACGCCTTCCTCCTCGACTTCGTCGAGTACGTCGCCGGGCACGTCCGAGTCGCCGTCGGGGACGGCCACGGAGGATCCGTCCATGACCAACTCGGCGTCCTCGTCATCCAGTACGACGGTGACGAGCAGTGCGCCGGAGCCGGGTTCGTCGGGGGCGACGCCGACGATCTGACCCCGGGTGCGCCCGGGGGCTTGTTCCTCGCCCCCGCCGCCCCTACCCGTCCCATCCCCCAGGGGCTCCGCCCCTTCGACCCCGAGGGGGGAGGGGGACTGTGGGTGGGTGCAGGCGCGTTGTGGTTGCTCGCGCAGTTCCCCGCGCCCCTGTCAGGGGCGCGGGGAACTGCGCGAAACGGGGCGGAGCCCCGTGTGGGGTCCAAGGGGCGGAGCCCCTTGTGCGGATGGGATGGGTAGGGGCGGCGGGGGCGAAGGAAGGTCGGGGAGGGCCGGGGATCAAGAGGGCCCCGGGGGTCAGAACAGGCGGAGTTTGTCGTCCTCGATGCCGCGGAGTGCGTCGTAGTCCAGGATGTGGCAGCCGATGCCGCGGTCCGCCGCCAGGACCCGCGCCTGCGGCTTGATCTCCTGCGCCGCGAACACCCCCCGCACCGGCGCCAGATGCGGATCCCGGTTCAGCAGATCCAGGTACCGCGTCAACTGCTCGACCCCGTCGATCTCCCCCCGCCGCTTGATCTCCACGGCGACGGTCCCGCCGTCGCCGTCCCGGCACAGGATGTCCACCGGCCCGATCGCCGTCATGTACTCGCGCCGGATGAGCGTGTAACCGTCCCCCAGCGTCTCGATCCGGTCCGCGAGCAGTTCCTGAAGGTGTGCTTCCACGCCGTCCTTGATCAGCCCGGGGTCCACCCCGAGTTCGTGCGAGGAGTCGTGGAGGATCTCCTCCATCGTGATGATGAGCTTCTCGCCCGCCTTGTTCACGACGGTCCACACCCCCGCCTCCTCACCACTGCCCTCCTTGAGGGTGCAGGGCGGAGACATCCAGTTCAGAGGCTTGTAGGCCCGGTCGTCCGCATGGATCGACACACTGCCGTCGGCCTTCACGAGGATCAGACGGGGCGCCGAGGGAAGGTGGGCGGTGAGCCGGCC
The DNA window shown above is from Streptomyces sp. NBC_00670 and carries:
- a CDS encoding ATP-binding protein, which translates into the protein MDPNNAGPEEYGHDGDGRDGREDGDGQGRTARRPPRDSLTADFGQHAPAPARTVQLVAGEFLLTVNPVDGSEIENRPPRERPGHPGLPERPAKYGTARRAERERAARPPVPPGPTLPDSGLLQREDAHERLVGLLARGRSVRLVGARGSGRTVLLDAVAGDCADLAPDGVVRLCGHRRTADELLDDLYHAVYDAPEYRPGRDELREALAEIGAVVLLDDLEFGGAALDDLLDATPECAYLCAVTPDVPAPSAEAAFEDVELGGLDRAGCVELLERAVGRVLTEEESNWAGDLLFESEGLPLRFKQAGALLRQRDRLRLEAEAFDEYGVFEDAKAGADAVQDTAPEPGTGDEEPLPPLAEAAAAAPLLASRLSRSARETLQFAVALDGEVPHLTHLPALVDDTHADAALAELAGCALVTPVGARYRLAAGVLEQLVAAGYDTAAEEHLLTAARHYAWWAGHPSVTPERVSAEADAVLAALTALVPLTAPVEEHAEDASAWEAGEEAESPVAVRLARQAAPAFAAGLRWSAWERALRAGAEASRLAGEVADQAYFHHELGVLALCEGQLDRARAELETSVGLRGAVADRRGTVAGRRALALVDDRAGTAPGAALVLASDFDAVVEPAGEEPSVGGSSAAWPPVGDTATLVSYRAVAALPPGGGAGAAVGGRRQGGLRGVARGTRRNLVAAGAGALLVAVLGTVVTLGATSDNDHNENAPSERIGVDPSIGQDSGDDSLGGDTAKKDGDGAGNGGKVAAPSDPGPDGTYGTADDPSPSSSASSSPSATRSSSTGKGHGGGGKEHGGGGGGDDRPSKPASPTKSTPEGTPSSSTSSSTSPGTSESPSGTATEDPSMTNSASSSSSTTVTSSAPEPGSSGATPTI
- the nucS gene encoding endonuclease NucS; the encoded protein is MRLVIARCSVDYAGRLTAHLPSAPRLILVKADGSVSIHADDRAYKPLNWMSPPCTLKEGSGEEAGVWTVVNKAGEKLIITMEEILHDSSHELGVDPGLIKDGVEAHLQELLADRIETLGDGYTLIRREYMTAIGPVDILCRDGDGGTVAVEIKRRGEIDGVEQLTRYLDLLNRDPHLAPVRGVFAAQEIKPQARVLAADRGIGCHILDYDALRGIEDDKLRLF